Part of the Oryzias melastigma strain HK-1 linkage group LG24, ASM292280v2, whole genome shotgun sequence genome, ctctctttatttttgAGAAGAAACACGACTCCACAGAaaattaacagttaaaaaggTTCAGTTTAAATGATGGAAATTAcagaaatcactaaaaacaaatatttcacttCTTTAAGGAACTATTTGAGTTTACACAACTCTGCTGAGGCtccagataaaaataaagaacccAACTTCACTCCAGCATGGAGGTTctgagtgaatgtggtctggactctgtggaggagaGTCATGCTTTCAGAGACGCTGTAGAAGCACAGAACACCTGCTCTGTGATCCAGGTACACTCCTACTCTGGAGGAATCAGGAGCTGAGATGGAGGTTTCTATGCTGTTGTAGCGAAATAAGAATTTGTTTGGATACCATTCTATTGCCCAAGATTTATCATTAAAACCAAATCTACTTTCATGTCCAGATTTACTGATGTTCTTGTATGTGACTGCTACATTAACAAAGTATCCTCTCcactccacctcccagtaacaaCGTCCAGTCAGACTCTCTCTACTCAGAACCTGAAAATAATCAGTAAATCTGTCTGGATGATCAGAAGCAGACTGAGTTTCTTCCTTCAATGCCACCTTTCTGTTCTCTGACAGTAACAGTCTTCTGTGTGCTGTGTTTGGATCCACTGTGATATGACATGCATATTTTAAGAAGTCAGCTCTGctctttggttctggttctggttctggttccgaCAGTAAAACATCCACATGAGTAACTTTCAGTGAGATGTTTGTCCATTCCTCTCTCAGAAGGTCCTGCAGTTTGTCTCTGAGCTCTGACACAGCTGCTGTCACATCCTCAAAGTATCTGAGAGGACGGACATTGATGCTGGATGAGTGTGTGGACTCACTGAGTGGTGGCAGTGAGACGTAGTTGAGCAGAAACTGGCTGTGATCCTCTGTGAGTGAGAGCTGCTTCAGCTCAGCGTCTCTCCTCTTCAGCTCAGtgatctcctgctccagctcctcctgaagaTCTTTGACTCGACTCACTTCAGTTTGCTGCTGGGATCTGATCTGCTGGTTCACATCAGAGCTTCTTTTCTGGATGAGACGGATCATCTGAGTGAAGATCTTTTCACTGTCCTTCACTGTTTGATCAGCAGAGTTATTGATGGCCTCCACCTCCTGTTGAAGCAGCTTCACCTCTTTCTCTCTGTCCTGGATTCTCTGCTGGATTTGTTGTT contains:
- the LOC112157595 gene encoding tripartite motif-containing protein 16-like; the protein is MAQKGVDLDEETFSCSICLDLLKDPVTIPCGHSYCMKCIQRFWDGEENIYSCPQCRKTFTPRPVLEKNVMFAALMDQLKKTGLQAVPADHCYAGPEDVSCDVCSGRKLKAIRSCLVCLVSYCEKHLQPHLDEATFKKHKLVEPSKNLQENICSIHDEVMKMFCRTDQKCICYLCSVDEHRGHDTVSAAAERTERQRDLEESQQQIQQRIQDREKEVKLLQQEVEAINNSADQTVKDSEKIFTQMIRLIQKRSSDVNQQIRSQQQTEVSRVKDLQEELEQEITELKRRDAELKQLSLTEDHSQFLLNYVSLPPLSESTHSSSINVRPLRYFEDVTAAVSELRDKLQDLLREEWTNISLKVTHVDVLLSEPEPEPEPKSRADFLKYACHITVDPNTAHRRLLLSENRKVALKEETQSASDHPDRFTDYFQVLSRESLTGRCYWEVEWRGYFVNVAVTYKNISKSGHESRFGFNDKSWAIEWYPNKFLFRYNSIETSISAPDSSRVGVYLDHRAGVLSFYSISESMTLLHRVQTTFTQPLYAGLWVGRDVGVSAEFCKLK